Proteins encoded together in one Spodoptera frugiperda isolate SF20-4 chromosome 15, AGI-APGP_CSIRO_Sfru_2.0, whole genome shotgun sequence window:
- the LOC126911475 gene encoding uncharacterized protein LOC126911475 produces MCHELEPTINVSAQRLSDQVRVIQRNRMLDDIVLDRLQSEELRSRVIIPLQQNIEEPTQIEPVVAPNDDRTTEVSTHKCSEELRRALEDAIREYRFISPSLRPRLPRLPMHKKNRALVCALDSELSNYFDSSEDLIDGHSILYCGAIAACRVANVKLLERENNSTRQKPAVPAWQCRIERRIDEARTLIAKLICFREGNTRPRVMRFVRRAFLGMDINPQDYVSHITERLDFLKQRIYAWANRIRRYKKRVERYTQNRTFQRDQRWVYRNWELKEQTRTDTCLPDADVTTSFWRSIWSAPVCHTEGDWIEKVRQKCELVPEMEQISITTEDVSNAAYPLANWKAPGPDGLHNFWLRWFTSSHSRLASQFSVSFGVWIFASIVYDWVNPPAP; encoded by the exons ATGTGCCAT GAGCTCGAACCAACCATCAACGTGTCGGCACAAAGACTGTCGGATCAGGTGCGAGTCATTCAGCGTAATCGTATGTTGGATGATATTGTACTTGATCGACTGCAAAGTGAAGAACTCAGGAGTCGTGTCATCATTCCGCTGCAACAAAATATAGAGGAACCAACACAAATTGAACCTGTTGTTGCACCGAATGATGATAGGACTACGGAGGTAAGTACTCACAAATGCAGTGAAGAATTGAGGAGGGCTTTGGAGGATGCGATTCGggaataccggtttatatcgccCTCTCTTAGGCCGCGTTTACCTCGTCTGCCCATGCATAAAAAGAACAGGGCGCTAGTATGTGCCCTGGACTCGGAgctatcaaattattttgatagttcTGAGGACCTTATCGATGGTCATTCAATTCTGTACTGTGGAGCAATAGCAGCATGCCGTGTAGCTAACGTAAAACTACTCGAAAGAGAAAACAACAGCACACGGCAGAAACCAGCTGTACCAGCTTGGCAGTGCAGGATTGAACGACGTATCGATGAGGCTAGGACACTTATTGCCAAATTGATCTGTTTCAGGGAGGGCAACACGCGCCCAAGAGTGATGCGTTTTGTGAGGCGGGCGTTCCTGGGGATGGATATAAACCCCCAGGACTATGTCTCACATATTACGGAGCGTCTTGACTTCCTGAAACAGAGAATTTATGCATGGGCAAACCGTATTCGTCGGTATAAGAAGCGAGTGGAACGGTATACACAGAATCGCACATTCCAAAGGGATCAAAGGTGGGTGTATAGAAATTGGGAGCTAAAAGAACAGACTAGGACTGACACGTGCCTACCAGATGCTGATGTTACGACGTCGTTCTGGCGTAGCATTTGGTCGGCACCTGTTTGTCACACTGAAGGGGATTGGATTGAGAAGGTTAGGCAAAAATGTGAACTGGTACCAGAAATGGAACAAATCTCCATAACCACCGAAGATGTGTCTAATGCAGCCTATCCGTTGGCTAACTGGAAAGCTCCAGGCCCGGATGGGCTGCACAATTTCTGGTTAAGATGGTTTACCAGTTCGCATAGTCGCTTGGCATCTCAATTTTCTGTCAGCTTTGGAGTCTGGATCTTTGCCTCAATTGTTTACGACTGGGTTAACCCACCTGCTCCATAA
- the LOC118274549 gene encoding transcriptional adapter 2A, giving the protein MSNDLILQNKCAACSEIAHEPFIECVECDINLCTACFASGQEVGSHKNDHKYAVRRNDFPLFDNCNWSAKEECKLLSALSIYGFGNWEEISKSVHTRSKLECQEHYKKYYIENVQYKELKLLPETEQSLFPKPVIPYLYSTEICSNPPRNNNADQHLAGYNAYRSEFELSYDHNAESIFNIEDSYSDDDDDEDDEDCMDSLKVSLVSSLNTRLRERRRRYKVIQHHGLIMPNKLISWLQKFESTLSRQKCDRLVSFMQFMTGMQFDAFMESISLEQELMQKLTRLSEYRRNGIRTLYSAKLYRQLKKENDLIVKEQKHATSVMAKKYDSQSPVKNSMLFGKSNQLLKYKRTSMPLEIVDLPGFNLLTDTEKVLCSNLRLVPENYLEIKHQLITQNSKMGFLRLLDARRIVKIDVNKTRKIYDYLLYEGFISKPQ; this is encoded by the coding sequence ATGTCAAACGATTTAATATTGCAAAACAAATGTGCGGCGTGCAGCGAAATTGCCCACGAACCATTCATAGAGTGTGTTGAATGTGATATCAATTTGTGTACAGCATGTTTCGCCTCCGGTCAGGAAGTGGGAAGTCATAAGAACGATCACAAATATGCCGTGCGGAGGAATGACTTTCCTTTGTTCGACAACTGTAACTGGTCAGCCAAGGAAGAATGTAAACTACTCTCAGCATTATCAATATACGGCTTCGGAAACTGGGAAGAAATATCTAAAAGTGTACACACACGGTCAAAACTAGAATGTCAAGAGCATTATAAGAAGTATTACATAGAAAATGTTCAGTACAAAGAGCTGAAGCTGTTACCAGAAACAGAACAATCTTTGTTCCCCAAACCTGTGATCCCCTATTTGTATAGTACAGAAATTTGTAGCAACCCTCCCAGGAACAACAATGCAGATCAACATTTGGCTGGATACAACGCCTACAGGTCTGAATTTGAATTAAGTTATGATCACAATGCAGAAAGCATTTTCAATATAGAGGATAGCTATTCTGACGATGATGACGATGAGGATGATGAAGACTGTATGGATTCTTTGAAAGTGTCTCTGGTCAGTTCTTTGAACACAAGGCTTAGAGAGAGGCGGAGGAGATACAAGGTGATACAACACCATGGTCTGATAATGCCAAACAAATTGATATCCTGGCTACAGAAGTTTGAGTCAACATTGTCTAGGCAGAAGTGTGATAGACTTGTCTCCTTTATGCAGTTCATGACAGGAATGCAATTTGATGCATTCATGGAGTCAATCAGTTTGGAACAAGAATTAATGCAGAAACTAACACGGCTGTCAGAGTATCGGAGAAATGGTATTAGAACATTGTATTCTGCAAAGTTGTATAGACAATTGAAAAAGGAGAATGATCTAATTGTAAAGGAACAGAAGCATGCTACAAGTGTGATGGCAAAGAAATATGACAGTCAGTCACCAGTGAAGAACTCAATGCTATTTGGTAAGAGTAATCAGCTGCTGAAGTATAAGAGAACTTCAATGCCCCTGGAGATTGTGGACCTACCAGGGTTCAACTTACTCACAGACACCGAGAAAGTATTATGTTCTAATCTACGACTGGTCCCTGAGAATTACTTGGAGATCAAGCATCAATTAATTACACAGAACAGTAAGATGGGCTTCCTACGTTTGCTGGATGCTAGGAGAATAGTTAAAATAGATGTGAACAAAACTAGGAAGATCTATGATTATTTGTTGTACGAAGGATTTATATCTAAGccacagtaa
- the LOC118276721 gene encoding lysosomal Pro-X carboxypeptidase produces the protein MFQTILYTVVSLVIVQAEYKYETKWFRVPLDHFGFQRNETFEIKYLVNDENWDQGSGPIFFYTGNEGQIEVFAKHTGFMWEIAKEFRAKLVFAEHRYYGASMPFGNKSLDNEHIGYLSSAQALADYADLINYLQGNVVKPRYPVIAFGGSYGGMLAAYFRIKYPHIVAGAIAASAPVHMFTGMVPCGVFNRLVTSSFRSADTHCSKNIKQSWSVIRQYSSTTNGSEALRKAFNLCSPVKNATDLEVLMEFLQSMYSSLAMVNYPFASDFLTSLPAEPVRVVCQYLNQTLTGDKLLEGIGKVIDIYTNYDKKNKCVDFMKGDDYGNLDAAGWGFQACTEMVMPMCADGVNDMFEPDPWNITKFAEDCHKKYNVYPRVEMARLEYGGNRLHASSNIVFSNGLRDPWTGGGILDSLNESVRAVVIVDSAHHLDLMPSNPSDPEPVKIARNIHKQHISRWIQDFKDQLATTRRF, from the exons ATGTTTCAAACTATTTTATACACCGTAGTGTCCTTAGTTATAGTGCAAGCCGAATACAAATACGAAACAAAATGGTTTCGGGTACCACTTGACCATTTCGGTTTCCAAAGGAATGAAACGTTTGAAATCAAATATTTGGTGAATGATGAAAACTGGGATCAAGGCAGTGGACCCATATTTTTCTACACCGGCAATGAG GGTCAAATAGAAGTATTTGCAAAGCACACGGGTTTCATGTGGGAGATCGCGAAGGAATTCAGAGCTAAACTAGTGTTTGCAGAGCATCG ATATTATGGGGCTTCAATGCCTTTCGGCAACAAGTCCCTGGACAATGAACACATTGGATACCTTTCATCAGCACAGGCTCTAGCTGACTATGCCGACCTGATCAATTACCTCCAGGGAAATGTCGTCAAACCTAGGTATCCTGTCATTGCATTTGGAg GGTCGTACGGCGGCATGCTGGCAGCGTACTTCCGCATCAAGTACCCTCATATCGTGGCTGGTGCCATCGCAGCCTCGGCTCCAGTCCACATGTTCACCGGGATGGTTCCTTGTGGCGTCTTCAACAGACTTGTGACTTCCAGCTTCAGATCCGCTGATACTCATTGCTCTAAAAATATTAAGCAGTCGTGGAGTGTTATTAG GCAGTACTCTTCAACCACGAACGGGTCGGAGGCACTGCGCAAAGCATTCAACCTCTGCAGCCCAGTGAAGAATGCGACGGATCTGGAAGTGCTGATGGAGTTCCTGCAGTCCATGTACTCCTCATTGGCCATGGTGAACTATCCCTTCGCGTCGGACTTCCTCACGTCACTACCAGCAGAGCCCGTGAGAGTAGTCTGCCAGTATTTGAACCAGACTTTGACGGGAGACAAATTGTTGGAG GGTATAGGAAAAGTTATTGACATATACACAAATTATGACAAGAAAAATAAGTGCGTTGACTTCATGAAAGGTGACGACTATGGCAACTTGGACGCTGCTGGCTGGGGCTTTCAG GCGTGCACAGAAATGGTGATGCCGATGTGTGCGGATGGAGTAAACGACATGTTTGAGCCGGACCCGTGGAACATCACGAAGTTTGCTGAGGACTGTCACAAGAAGTACAACGTGTACCCTCGAGTGGAGATGGCCAGGCTCGAGTATGGAGGGAACAGACTGCATGCTTCTTCCAACATTGTGTTCAGTAATGGACTTAGAGATCCATGGACGGGAG GAGGTATCCTCGACAGCTTGAATGAATCGGTGAGAGCAGTGGTAATAGTAGACTCTGCCCATCACTTAGACCTCATGCCTAGCAACCCCAGCGACCCCGAGCCAGTGAAGATAGCCAGGAATATCCACAAACAACACATCAGCAGGTGGATCCAGGATTTCAAAGACCAGTTGGCAACTACACGTAGATTTTAA
- the LOC118274541 gene encoding cysteine-rich protein 2-binding protein, with translation MAVPAEDAVVIPEAVMNSLSTACKYCSEPENKQDRPSLVCGNCFSYVHINCLRRSSTPGDFACDVFFDFVCEDCSLTNREVFKRNRFPWVSVIYLTLHHLNIQSYGISNHGYFHYKTHICSFIDRYWQALFGSQIKQKKNWVGTIAGVLSVYNKLFFKSGSAVLGETGWWKLLHNFSPAVAAHIIQEVSKDKPKVRPRNQPSIDKNLFLAKVTEMGYKDLINNENSVCMPPSDPVPCKKRRVDSDELSAVSSTSFYDQQDSDGRNELADEYVFDDQLNLLTHKDPYSDLEFRGFDFAPSNRLVPVQSDSSSIHSFQPSMMYDSDSHSRSGSEQETRKVFERPKKPVVEEKPIRRESLFSTELNSVDNPWEDPLPKSEPDLIEMTQYEEIQLLKKVENLILRVKDPNKKGYLSRLRAKLALRRLKRHKHLPVFDLDKEVKILGGYVSEDPRTVINSERVLDRFQRSYLIDNLSGTIASTNYGTLLLSDIEPTPYRSLYSGATLKPYIRRDGDSAPTWLKLTDELLRRTNRHIKDYEPPPRATIDYSYVRPQHIAAVNNLCAQFFWPGIDLTEALQYPEFSCVVTYKRLVIGCAFLVPDVNHNEAYISFVLTRPEWRNAKIATFMLYHLLQTCTGKDVTLHVSPTNPAIFLYQKFGFKVEELIQDFYEKYYDIDYKGCRHALFLRLVR, from the exons ATGGCAGTGCCGGCAGAAGATGCTGTCGTTATACCAGAGGCAGTGATGAATTCACTGAGTACTGCGTGTAAATACTGCAGTGAGCCGGAGAACAAACAGGATCGGCCCAGTCTTGTGTGCGGAAATTgtttttcttacgtacataTTAACTGCCTCCGGAGATCTAGCACGCCCGGTGACTTTGCTTGCGATGTTTTCTTTGACTTCGTTTGTGAGGATTGCTCCCTAACCAACCGAGAGGTCTTCAAAAGGAACAGATTTCCCTG GGTCAGCGTGATATATTTGACTCTCCACCACCTGAACATCCAGTCGTACGGCATCAGCAACCATGGCTACTTCCACTACAAGACACATATCTGCTCCTTCATTGATCGGTACTGGCAGGCGCTATTTGGATCTCAGAT CAAACAGAAAAAGAACTGGGTGGGGACGATAGCAGGAGTATTGTCTGTATACAACAAGCTGTTCTTCAAGTCCGGGTCAGCAGTGCTCGGGGAGACAGGCTGGTGGAAGCTCCTGCACAACTTCTCACCCGCTGTGGCTGCTCATATAA TACAAGAAGTGTCTAAAGACAAGCCCAAAGTCCGACCACGCAATCAGCCGTCCATAGATAAAAATCTCTTCTTAGCCAAAGTTACTGAAATGG GATACAAAGATTTGATCAACAACGAGAACAGTGTATGCATGCCACCATCAGACCCTGTACCATGCAAGAAGAGAAGGGTTGACTCGGATGAGCTGAGTGCTGTCTCCAGCACTTCATTCTATGACCAGCAGGACTCAGATGGAAG GAATGAATTGGCAGACGAGTATGTATTCGATGACCAGCTGAACCTGTTGACACATAAAGACCCTTACTCAGACTTGGAGTTCAGAGGGTTCGACTTTGCGCCCTCCAACCGACTAGTACCAGTGCAA AGTGATTCTTCAAGCATCCACTCGTTCCAACCATCAATGATGTACGATTCAGACTCCCACTCACGCAGTGGTTCCGAACAAGAGACCAGGAAAGTCTTCGAAAGGCCAAAAAAACCGGTCGTAGAAGAAAAACCAATCAGAAGGGAATCTCTCTTCTCCACTGAACTTAATTCTGTAGATAACCCTTGGGAAGACCCACTTCCGAAGTCAGAACCGGATCTAATTGAAATGACTCAGTATGAAGAAATACAGCTTCTGAAGAAAGTGGAGAATTTGATCTTGAGGGTCAAGGATCCAAATAAGAAAGGGTACTTGAGCAGACTCAGAGCTAAGCTAGCACTGAGGCGCTTGAAGAGACATAAACATTTACCAGTATTTGACTTGGacaa aGAAGTCAAAATATTAGGTGGTTACGTGAGCGAAGACCCAAGGACTGTTATCAATTCGGAAAGAGTACTCGATAGATTCCAGAGATCG TATTTGATAGATAATCTGAGCGGGACAATAGCCAGTACGAACTATGGAACTCTGCTTCTGTCAGACATTGAGCCGACGCCGTACCGCTCCTTATACTCCGGGGCTACACTGAAGCCTTACATACGAAGGGACGGGGACTCCGCCCCAACCTGGCTGAAACTCACCGATGAACTTCTTCGAAGGACCAATAG acACATAAAAGATTACGAGCCTCCGCCGCGCGCCACCATAGACTACTCGTACGTGAGACCGCAGCACATCGCCGCCGTGAACAATCTCTGCGCACAGTTCTTCTGGCCGGGTATTGATT TAACAGAAGCGCTCCAGTACCCAGAATTCAGTTGTGTGGTGACGTACAAGCGGCTGGTGATCGGCTGCGCCTTCCTCGTGCCCGACGTCAACCACAACGAGGCCTACATCTCCTTCGTACTCACGCGGCCCGAGTGGAGGAACGCCAAGATTGCCACCTTCATGCTGTATCACTTGCTACAG actTGCACAGGCAAAGATGTCACCCTGCATGTATCACCAACAAATCCTGCCATATTTCTGTATCAGAAGTTTGGTTTCAAA GTTGAAGAGCTCATACAAGACTTTTACGAAAAATACTACGACATAGATTACAAAGGCTGCCGGCACGCGTTATTCTTAAGACTTGTTAGATAA
- the LOC118273879 gene encoding dnaJ protein homolog 1 has protein sequence MGKDYYKILGLSKGASDDDIKKAYRKLALKYHPDKNKAAGAEERFKEVAEAYEVLSDKKKREIYDAHGEEGLKGGMGSHNGPGGGQSFSYTFHGDPRATFAQFFGSASPFQGFFDMNGGGGTTMFFDRDMDVDMDPFANMGMGTARPGGPGGAFRSHSFNFHGSPSRKEKTQDPPIEHDLYVSLEDIARGCVKKMKISRRVLQPDGTAKKEDKVLTIHVKPGWKAGTKITFQKEGDQGRNKIPADIVFIIRDKPHPLFKREGSDIRYSAKISLKQALCGTIIEVPTMSGEKLTVNLQAEVVKPHTVKRFPGYGLPLPKEPTRKGDLLVVFDIKFPDRLSSGTKEILMDTLPN, from the exons ATGGGTAAAgactactataaaatattaggaCTCTCAAAGGGCGCCTCTGATGACGACATAAAGAAAGCGTACCGTAAGCTGGCACTGAAGTACCACCCGGACAAGAACAAGGCAGCTGGCGCCGAGGAGAGGTTCAAAGAAGTAGCTGAGGCATATGAAGTGTTGTCAGACAAGAAGAAGCGTGAGATTTACGATGCCCACGGCGAGGAGGGACTCAAGGGTGGAATGGGATCCCACAACGGACCTGGAGGCGGCCAGTCGTTCTCGTACACGTTCCACGGGGACCCGAGGGCGACATTCGCACAGTTCTTCGGCTCAGCCAGTCCATTCCAAGGATTCTTCGACATGAACGGCGGCGGAGGCACCACCATGTTCTTCGATCGTGACATGGATGTAGACATGGACCCGTTTGCGAATATGGGAATGGGAACAGCGCGTCCTGGCGGCCCCGGTGGTGCTTTCCGCAGTCACAGTTTTAACTTCCACGGATCTCCCAGCCGTAAGGAGAAGACTCAAGACCCGCCGATCGAACACGACTTGTATGTGTCGCTAGAGGATATCGCGCGTGGTTGTGTGAAAAAGATGAAGATATCTCGTCGTGTGCTCCAGCCTGACGGCACTGCTAAGAAGGAAGACAAAGTTCTTACAATTCATGTGAAGCCTGGCTGGAAGGCTGGCACTAAGATCACGTTCCAGAAGGAGGGCGACCAGGGTCGCAACAAGATCCCAGCAGACATCGTGTTCATCATCAGAGACAAACCACATCCATTGTTCAAGAGGGAGGGCAGTGACATCAGATATTCAGCCAAGATCTCATTGAAACAG GCTCTTTGTGGTACCATCATTGAAGTACCAACCATGTCGGGTGAGAAGCTGACAGTGAATCTTCAAGCTGAAGTAGTGAAGCCACACACAGTGAAGAGGTTCCCTGGCTATGGTCTACCTCTACCCAAGGAACCAACGCGGAAAGGAGACTTGCTAGTTGTGTTCGACATCAAATTCCCTGACCGTCTTTCGTCAGGAACAAAAGAAATTCTTATGGATACTCTACCCAATTAA